AACCATTTACCCAAAAAATAATTTGGAACAGCTATTTCTAATTTCTCAGTTATAAAAGGAGGACATATTTTTAGTTCTTCTACTAAAAGCTCACTAATTACTTCAATTTTGTTTGACTTATAGATATGGAGCAATTTATTAATTGGTTATATTACTCAACTTTAAATGGATCAGTTATTTCTGCCTTAGGACATTCGAATTCCCCCACAGCAACAAACTCTAAACGAAGCTTCAAGAAAGTTATAAATTTTTTATCCGTTGACAAAACAGCTGCTGGAGGGGAGGGGATCTTTGCTGTTAGATCAACAAATTGAGTGGTATGCAAAAAAGATGGATTTTTTAAGAGCCAAAAATCTATATCTTTGTTGTTTTCTTTGTAGTTTCTCTCCCTCTCTTTCAAAATCTCTTCAAGTGGTTCTTCCACTGTTAAAAACTTTTCACTTGCTGCAACGAAAAAATATGTTGTCATTTTGAAATTTAATTTAATTTAATAATTGACTTCATTTCACGAACAGACTTTTCCAATCCTACCGCTAAAGCCCTTGCAACAATACTATGACCTATGTTTAACTCGTTCATATTGTTAATTGATGCAATTTTTTTAACATTATTATAATTAAGTCCATGACCAGCATTAACAACTAATCCAAGGTCATTTGCTTCATGAGCAGATTCTATAATCCTTTGAAGCTCTATATACTGATCCTTTCCAGTTAATTCAGCATATTTACCAGTATGTAACTCTATAAAATCAAACCCTATTTCTTTTGAATAATTTATCTGCGCACCAATAGGATCAATAAATGCACTTACTTCAATATTTGAATCTTTTAAATTTTCAACAAAATTCTTAAGATATTTCACATTACTTTTTACATCCAAGCCACCTTCAGTAGTCACTTCCTCTCTTTTCTCTGGGACAAGTGTTATGTAATCCGGAAGAA
The window above is part of the Prochlorococcus marinus CUG1415 genome. Proteins encoded here:
- a CDS encoding MgPME-cyclase complex family protein; its protein translation is MTTYFFVAASEKFLTVEEPLEEILKERERNYKENNKDIDFWLLKNPSFLHTTQFVDLTAKIPSPPAAVLSTDKKFITFLKLRLEFVAVGEFECPKAEITDPFKVE
- a CDS encoding pyridoxine 5'-phosphate synthase — translated: MTTLGVNIDHIANVRQARKTVEPDPVQFAFLAELGGADSITVHLREDRRHIQDRDVFLLKETIKTKLNLEMAATEEMLAIAKKLLPDYITLVPEKREEVTTEGGLDVKSNVKYLKNFVENLKDSNIEVSAFIDPIGAQINYSKEIGFDFIELHTGKYAELTGKDQYIELQRIIESAHEANDLGLVVNAGHGLNYNNVKKIASINNMNELNIGHSIVARALAVGLEKSVREMKSIIKLN